A DNA window from Setaria viridis chromosome 2, Setaria_viridis_v4.0, whole genome shotgun sequence contains the following coding sequences:
- the LOC117845266 gene encoding AP2-like ethylene-responsive transcription factor At1g79700 isoform X2 — protein sequence MDQKILEREIEGREERERPAGLSLSRPSTSSAHLAFALLSKHQLILPPHHRALPQSLPPSLSLHIFKTATSRGHHSWPPTSLPLLSLSHTLTMAKPRKNSAAASSTNSNSTASAAAAAGDVGPRAKPKRTRKSVPRESPSQRSSIYRGVTRHRWTGRFEAHLWDKNSWNESQNKKGKQVYLGAYDDEEAAARAYDLAALKYWGPDTILNFPASAYEEELKEMEGQSREEYIGSLRRKSSGFSRGVSKYRGVARHHHNGRWEARIGRVFGNKYLYLGTYATQEEAAMAYDMAAIEYRGLNAVTNFDLSRYIKWLRPGADGVAAAAAAQDPHPMLGGLAQQQLLPPADAAAFQHQGGAEFPLPPRTSLGHTPTTSALSLLLQSPKFKEMIERTSAAESGATTSSSSSPPTPSPSPPPPTKAQHQAAGGGGAASPQCGFPEDIQTFFGCEDVAGVGVGVDVDALFFGDLAAYASPAFHFELDL from the exons ATGGATCAGAAAAttttagagagagagatagaggggagagaggagagagaaaggccggctggcctctctctctcccgtccTTCTACCTCCTCTGCTCATTTGGCATTTGCCCTGCTCTCCAAACACCAACTAATTTTGCCGCCCCATCACCGAGCCCTCCCTcagtccctccctccctctctctctctccacatcTTTAAAACGGCCACCTCCAGAGGCCACCATAGTTGGCCAcccacctctctccctctcctctctctctcacacacactcACAATGGCCAAGCCGCGCAAgaacagcgccgccgcctcatccaccaacagcaacagcaccgccagcgccgccgctgccgcaggaGACGTCGGGCCGCGCGCGAAGCCGAAGCGCACGCGGAAGAGCGTGCCCCGGGAGTCCCCCTCGCAGCGCAGCTCCATCTACCGCGGCGTCACACG GCACCGGTGGACGGGGCGGTTCGAGGCTCACCTGTGGGACAAGAACAGCTGGAACGAGTCCCAGAACAAGAAGGGCAAGCAAG TTTACCTCG GCGCgtacgacgacgaggaggcagcggcgcgggCGTATGACTTGGCGGCATTGAAGTACTGGGGCCCCGACACCATCCTCAACTTCCCG GCGTCTGCGTACGAAGAGGAGCTCAAGGAGATGGAGGGGCAGTCCAGGGAGGAGTACATTGGATCCTTGAGGAG GAAAAGCAGCGGGTTCTCCAGAGGTGTCTCCAAATACAGAGGCGTCGCAAG ACATCACCACAACGGGAGATGGGAGGCGAGGATCGGTCGTGTTTTCGGGAACAAGTATCTCTACCTCGGCACTTACG CGacgcaggaggaggcggcgatggcCTACGACATGGCGGCGATCGAGTACCGTGGCCTGAACGCGGTCACCAACTTCGACCTCAGCCGCTACATCAAGTGGCTCCGCCCGGGCGCCGacggcgtggccgccgccgccgccgcgcaggaCCCGCACCCGATGCTGGGCGGCCtggcgcagcagcagctgctgccgccAGCGGACGCCGCCGCGTTCCAGCACCAGGGCGGCGCGGAGTTCCCGCTGCCGCCGAGGACGTCGCTGGGCCACACGCCCACGACCTCGGCGCTCAGCCTGCTGCTGCAGTCGCCCAAGTTCAAGGAGATGATCGAGCGCACGTCGGCGGCCGAGAGCGGCGCCACcacgtcctcgtcctcgtcgccgccgacgccgtccccgtccccgccgccgccaacgaaGGCGCAGCATcaggcggccgggggcggcggcgccgcctcgccgcagTGCGGCTTCCCCGAGGACATACAGACGTTCTTCGGCTGCGAGGATGTCgcgggcgtcggcgtcggcgtcgacgtTGACGCGCTGTTCTTCGGCGACCTCGCCGCGTACGCGTCGCCGGCGTTCCACTTCGAGCTGGACTTGTAG
- the LOC117845266 gene encoding AP2-like ethylene-responsive transcription factor At1g16060 isoform X1 — MEGQSREEYIGSLRRSMKFIRRKSSGFSRGVSKYRGVARHHHNGRWEARIGRVFGNKYLYLGTYATQEEAAMAYDMAAIEYRGLNAVTNFDLSRYIKWLRPGADGVAAAAAAQDPHPMLGGLAQQQLLPPADAAAFQHQGGAEFPLPPRTSLGHTPTTSALSLLLQSPKFKEMIERTSAAESGATTSSSSSPPTPSPSPPPPTKAQHQAAGGGGAASPQCGFPEDIQTFFGCEDVAGVGVGVDVDALFFGDLAAYASPAFHFELDL, encoded by the exons ATGGAGGGGCAGTCCAGGGAGGAGTACATTGGATCCTTGAGGAG GTCCATGAAATTTATCCGCAGGAAAAGCAGCGGGTTCTCCAGAGGTGTCTCCAAATACAGAGGCGTCGCAAG ACATCACCACAACGGGAGATGGGAGGCGAGGATCGGTCGTGTTTTCGGGAACAAGTATCTCTACCTCGGCACTTACG CGacgcaggaggaggcggcgatggcCTACGACATGGCGGCGATCGAGTACCGTGGCCTGAACGCGGTCACCAACTTCGACCTCAGCCGCTACATCAAGTGGCTCCGCCCGGGCGCCGacggcgtggccgccgccgccgccgcgcaggaCCCGCACCCGATGCTGGGCGGCCtggcgcagcagcagctgctgccgccAGCGGACGCCGCCGCGTTCCAGCACCAGGGCGGCGCGGAGTTCCCGCTGCCGCCGAGGACGTCGCTGGGCCACACGCCCACGACCTCGGCGCTCAGCCTGCTGCTGCAGTCGCCCAAGTTCAAGGAGATGATCGAGCGCACGTCGGCGGCCGAGAGCGGCGCCACcacgtcctcgtcctcgtcgccgccgacgccgtccccgtccccgccgccgccaacgaaGGCGCAGCATcaggcggccgggggcggcggcgccgcctcgccgcagTGCGGCTTCCCCGAGGACATACAGACGTTCTTCGGCTGCGAGGATGTCgcgggcgtcggcgtcggcgtcgacgtTGACGCGCTGTTCTTCGGCGACCTCGCCGCGTACGCGTCGCCGGCGTTCCACTTCGAGCTGGACTTGTAG